Proteins from a single region of Campylobacter concisus:
- a CDS encoding TrbG/VirB9 family P-type conjugative transfer protein: MKNLIRLSLIALFVLNLNAEQDQGGLSEEQMNEVRAIMRQTQELVNEQQKNGSMGEDIFNDKNKDINSQVQSNFKVKPFGMGQNNHPQLAKFNNSQPQMAQIPEQDGMGVEQSQDISKEELELMQNAIRNQDLKALQNKFHTKNYSGYENTQTIKYVPNKTHKIRTRQAMATTLIFDNDIDNFVLGDQTGFKVEQIPSKANAIAIIPQLIGIDTSLTIFTSDGKIHTFYLYSTDYKNTNDPSFVIRIQDDEVQKAKQAKAKDESDKYKIIKDGIAELKVLKSDIYTGYTQKAKKENEWLLSAEIFSDKKFTYFKYAKDEMPQIPTIFAVIDKQDSPVETRVIGDYIIAETINPKFTIKSGDSYVCVERKETQEERDRKEIRKNLNTDKEAIKQHQKENKKTINETKGI, from the coding sequence ATGAAAAATTTAATTAGATTATCTTTAATAGCATTATTTGTTTTAAATTTAAATGCAGAACAAGATCAAGGCGGATTAAGCGAAGAACAAATGAATGAAGTCCGCGCAATTATGCGACAGACACAAGAACTAGTTAATGAACAGCAAAAAAATGGCTCAATGGGCGAAGATATTTTTAATGACAAAAACAAGGATATTAATAGCCAAGTTCAATCAAATTTCAAGGTAAAACCATTTGGCATGGGGCAGAACAATCATCCGCAACTAGCAAAATTTAATAATTCTCAACCACAAATGGCGCAAATACCAGAGCAAGATGGAATGGGTGTGGAGCAATCACAAGATATAAGCAAAGAAGAGCTTGAGCTTATGCAAAATGCTATAAGAAATCAGGACTTAAAAGCACTACAAAACAAATTCCATACTAAAAATTATAGCGGATATGAAAATACGCAAACAATAAAATACGTACCAAATAAGACGCATAAAATACGTACTCGCCAAGCAATGGCAACAACGCTTATATTTGATAATGATATAGATAATTTTGTATTGGGCGACCAAACAGGATTTAAAGTAGAGCAAATACCAAGCAAAGCAAATGCTATAGCGATAATCCCACAGCTTATAGGAATTGATACAAGTCTAACTATTTTTACAAGCGATGGAAAAATCCACACATTTTATTTGTATTCGACAGACTACAAAAATACGAATGATCCAAGCTTTGTAATTCGCATACAAGACGATGAAGTGCAAAAGGCAAAGCAAGCCAAAGCAAAAGATGAAAGCGATAAATATAAAATCATAAAAGATGGCATAGCAGAGCTAAAAGTGCTAAAGAGCGATATATATACTGGCTATACGCAAAAAGCAAAAAAAGAAAATGAATGGCTTTTGTCGGCAGAAATTTTTAGCGACAAGAAATTTACATATTTTAAATATGCCAAAGATGAAATGCCACAAATTCCTACAATTTTTGCAGTAATAGATAAGCAGGACAGCCCAGTAGAAACAAGAGTGATAGGAGACTACATTATAGCCGAAACCATAAATCCAAAATTTACTATTAAAAGTGGCGATAGCTATGTGTGCGTAGAGAGAAAAGAAACGCAAGAAGAAAGAGATAGAAAAGAAATAAGAAAAAACCTAAATACAGATAAAGAAGCAATAAAACAGCACCAAAAAGAAAACAAAAAAACAATAAATGAAACTAAAGGAATTTAA
- a CDS encoding type IV secretion system protein, translating into MAYEDKKVDPNFIFKAERNIKAYMFYVIIALTIVSISLSIAIALLTPLKETKPVLLKFSDGDSRFVTIDDTSLNVRNNEELLKSILAGYVKNRELINRIDDAERYNEIRTQSSRQVWEAFENLVSDPNSIYTTKNYYRDIKILNVAILSQNVATIDFQAEITNPTRTEVSYKKYRSAIEYDFRNQTSNYADTMKNPTGFIVNKYQVTQIIDEKDKK; encoded by the coding sequence ATGGCATACGAAGACAAAAAAGTAGACCCAAATTTTATTTTTAAGGCGGAGCGAAATATAAAAGCGTATATGTTTTATGTGATCATTGCTTTAACCATAGTTAGCATAAGTTTATCCATTGCAATAGCACTGCTAACACCTCTTAAAGAAACAAAGCCTGTATTGTTAAAATTTTCAGATGGTGACTCAAGGTTTGTGACAATAGACGACACCAGCTTAAATGTTAGAAACAATGAAGAGCTTTTAAAGAGCATACTCGCAGGATATGTGAAAAATAGAGAGCTAATTAATCGCATAGATGATGCCGAGCGTTACAATGAAATACGTACGCAAAGTAGTAGACAGGTATGGGAAGCGTTCGAAAATTTGGTTAGTGATCCTAATTCAATTTACACTACAAAAAATTACTATAGAGATATAAAAATCCTAAACGTAGCGATTTTAAGCCAAAATGTAGCTACGATAGATTTTCAAGCAGAAATTACAAATCCAACTCGCACTGAAGTTAGCTATAAAAAATATAGAAGTGCAATAGAGTATGACTTCCGTAACCAAACTAGTAATTATGCGGACACAATGAAAAACCCAACAGGCTTTATAGTGAACAAATATCAAGTAACGCAGATAATAGATGAAAAGGATAAGAAATGA